A region of Mugil cephalus isolate CIBA_MC_2020 chromosome 3, CIBA_Mcephalus_1.1, whole genome shotgun sequence DNA encodes the following proteins:
- the LOC125005654 gene encoding excitatory amino acid transporter 3-like, protein MEESPDSDLNTISGIVRSKFVQKLLLFSSLAAVAVGTVISGIMDTFSPLSNLDRLYMGLPGELLLRMLQAVVVCLIVTSVITGIAGLNTDINAKIARRAAMYFILTTLMSVCVGLVLVLVIEPGFNFAVGINETEDEKMFFSSIALMDLVRNMLPLNLVQACYQKYETHVQVMTEVHDSNSTSETNVTEVELVGRHVNGVNTMGLIVCSTVFGVVLRKMGDRGKILVDIFTILYGSTQYVVNLILCYLPVGVLFLVASHVYEDHGWEIIYQLAMFVAVVIVGLIIHAAVVLPMVCLLWGRRNPYTVIKTFLPALQTAIRNSSSSATLPLTLQCCEERSEIDSRIARFMLPIGTNVNMNGTVIYEVVSAVFVAQLNHIHLDLIQLITIGVTAAVSCTGAAGLPARGAVTSLFVLTAVGLPAEEASILLVFECLLDHLNTVVNLLGDCFGVAIVHQLSKKELEEMEQQNRDRQRVEASGAERQDGDIFYDCAEDNQP, encoded by the exons ATGGAAGAATCTCCGGACTCTGATCTCAACACCATTTCTGGAATCGTCAGGAGCAAATTTGTCCAGAAGTTATTACTATTTTCAAGTCTCGCGGCCGTTGCCGTGG GGACTGTTATCAGCGGGATTATGGAtaccttctctcctctttcaaaccTCGACAGACTCTATATGGGCCTTCCAGGAGAACTTCTCTTGCGAATGCTCcaggctgttgttgtttgtcttatCGTGACAAGTGTGATAACAG gaatTGCTGGTCTAAACACTGACATCAACGCAAAAATAGCTAGGCGTGCAGCAATGTACTTTATCTTGACAACtctaatgtctgtgtgtgtag GACTCGTCCTGGTACTGGTGATCGAGCCAGGGTTTAACTTTGCTGTtggaataaatgaaactgaggatgagaaaatgtttttcagtagCATTGCATTAATGGATCTAGTAAG AAACATGTTGCCGCTGAATCTGGTTCAGGCCTGCTACCAAAAA TACGAGACTCACGTGCAGGTGATGACTGAAGTTCACGACTCAAATTCTACATCCGAAACG AATGTCACTGAAGTTGAACTGGTGGGTCGCCACGTTAATGGAGTCAACACGATGGGCCTGATTGTCTGCTCCACCGTCTTTGGAGTGGTGCTCAGGAAGATGGGGGACAGAGGGAAAATACTTGTTGATATTTTCACCATCCTCTATGGGAGCACCCAATATGTGGTTAACTTGATTCTGTG CTACTTGCCAGTGGGAGTCTTGTTTCTGGTTGCGAGTCATGTTTATGAGGATCATGGCTGGGAAATCATCTACCAACTGGCCATGTTTGTGGCTGTGGTTATCGTTGG GCTCATAATCCACGCAGCAGTTGTCCTGCCGATGGTCTGTCTTCTGTGGGGGAGACGTAACCCTTATACTGTCATCAAGACTTTCCTTCCAGCGTTGCAGACTGCAATCCGCAACTCATCCAG TTCTGCCACGCTGCCACTCACTTTGCAGTGCTGTGAGGAGAGAAGTGAGATTGACAGCAGAATTGCTCGCTTCATGTTACCCATCGGGACCAATGTCAACATGAATGGAACTGTCATTTATGAGGTGGTCTCTGCAGTATTTGTTGCCCAGCTCAACCatattcatctggatttaatcCAGCTGATCACCATTGG AGTGACAGCAGCTGTTTCCTGCACAGGAGCTGCAGGGCTCCCAGCAAGAGGAGCGGTGACATCGCTCTTTGTCCTGACTGCCGTCGGATTACCTGCAGAAGAAGCATCCATCTTGCTGGTTTTCGAGTGTCTCCT aGATCACCTCAACACCGTTGTCAATCTTTTGGGAGACTGCTTCGGTGTGGCGATTGTCCACCAGCTGTCCAAAAAGGAACTGGAAGAAATGGAGCAGCAGAATCGAGACAGGCAAAG GGTGGAAGCCAGTGGAGCTGAAAGACAAGATGGGGACATCTTTTACGACTGCGCTGAAGACAATCAGCCATAG